A single Malaclemys terrapin pileata isolate rMalTer1 chromosome 3, rMalTer1.hap1, whole genome shotgun sequence DNA region contains:
- the ARV1 gene encoding protein ARV1 isoform X1: MPLSLTPLPSPRYSQRRGEVHIIPLPSGDRYLTKVLTIHLTSEACQAHGTAETGAGREAKAGQAKQGKPTARRKSCQKPVDKYIEYDPVIILINAILCKTQAYRHILFNTQINIHGKLCIFCLLCEAYLRWLQLQDSSQNTDPDDLIRYAKEWDFYRMFGIASLEQTAFLVGIFTALWLARPESLKTKSDFIFLLKALLLSSYGKLLLIPAVIWEHDYTPLCLKLIKVFVLTSNSQAIRVTLNLSQKLTLLAILSGLMLENGIVYLFQRMGWNV, translated from the exons ATGCCTctatcactcacaccccttcctTCTCCAAGATACAGTCAAAGGAGGGGAGAAGTCCACATCATCCCACTGCCTTCAGGTGACAGGTACCTAACGAAGGTATTGACCATTCACCTCACCTCAGAGGCTTGCCAGGCTCATGGCACCGCGGAGACGGGGGCTGGCAGAGAGGCCAAGGCTGGCCAAGCAAAACAGGGCAAGCCCACTGCTCGTAGG AAATCCTGCCAGAAACCTGTGGACAAGTACATTGAGTATGATCCTGTTATCATCTTGATTAATGCCATCTTATGCAAAACACAGGCTTATAGGCATATTCTTTTCAATACACAGATAAAT ATTCACGGGAAGCTTtgcatattttgtttgctttgtgaaGCTTATCTCAGGTGGCTGCAGCTACAGGATTCAAGCCAAAACACAGACCCTGATGACTTAATCAGATATGCCAAAGAATGGGATTTTTATAGAATGTTTGGAATTGCTTCTTTAG AACAAACTGCATTTTTGGTTGGCATCTTTACTGCCCTTTGGCTAGCAAGACCTGAGAGTCTGAAAACAAAGTCAGACTTCATCTTTCTTCTGAAAGCCCTGCTGTTGTCTAGCTATGGAAAACTTCTGCTGATTCCAGCTGTTATTTGGGAACACGACTATACGCCTTTGTGCCTCAAACTCATAAAAGTCTTTGTCCTGACATCAAACTCTCAAGCGATTAGAG tTACCTTGAATTTAAGCCAAAAGCTCACTTTGTTGGCCATCTTGAGTGGATTAATGTTGGAAAATGGTATAGTCTACTTGTTCCAGAGAATGGGATGGAATGTTTGA
- the ARV1 gene encoding protein ARV1 isoform X2 yields MGEPGGYRCVECNREAPELYRDYQRGVLRIAICKSCQKPVDKYIEYDPVIILINAILCKTQAYRHILFNTQINIHGKLCIFCLLCEAYLRWLQLQDSSQNTDPDDLIRYAKEWDFYRMFGIASLEQTAFLVGIFTALWLARPESLKTKSDFIFLLKALLLSSYGKLLLIPAVIWEHDYTPLCLKLIKVFVLTSNSQAIRVTLNLSQKLTLLAILSGLMLENGIVYLFQRMGWNV; encoded by the exons ATGGGGGAGCCCGGCGGCTACAGGTGTGTCGAGTGCAACCGGGAAGCTCCTGAGCTTTACAGGGACTATCAGCGCGGGGTGCTGCGCATCGCCATCTGC AAATCCTGCCAGAAACCTGTGGACAAGTACATTGAGTATGATCCTGTTATCATCTTGATTAATGCCATCTTATGCAAAACACAGGCTTATAGGCATATTCTTTTCAATACACAGATAAAT ATTCACGGGAAGCTTtgcatattttgtttgctttgtgaaGCTTATCTCAGGTGGCTGCAGCTACAGGATTCAAGCCAAAACACAGACCCTGATGACTTAATCAGATATGCCAAAGAATGGGATTTTTATAGAATGTTTGGAATTGCTTCTTTAG AACAAACTGCATTTTTGGTTGGCATCTTTACTGCCCTTTGGCTAGCAAGACCTGAGAGTCTGAAAACAAAGTCAGACTTCATCTTTCTTCTGAAAGCCCTGCTGTTGTCTAGCTATGGAAAACTTCTGCTGATTCCAGCTGTTATTTGGGAACACGACTATACGCCTTTGTGCCTCAAACTCATAAAAGTCTTTGTCCTGACATCAAACTCTCAAGCGATTAGAG tTACCTTGAATTTAAGCCAAAAGCTCACTTTGTTGGCCATCTTGAGTGGATTAATGTTGGAAAATGGTATAGTCTACTTGTTCCAGAGAATGGGATGGAATGTTTGA